TTGGAGCCGTGGCTTTCCATACAGCTTCCTCTTTCGATGATTCCATGAGAAAGGTCAAAGCCATATCTGGAGCTACTGGTGATGAGTTCAAGCAGATGACTGATCTTGCAAGGGAACTTGGCCGAACGACCCGTTTCTCTGCAAGTGAAGCTGCCGAAGGTATGCAGTATCTTGCGATGGCGGGTTTCTCCACTTCAGAGGTAATGGAATCCATCGACGATATGCTTAGCCTTGCTGCAGCAGGAGCTATAGACCTTGGTACTGCTTCAGATATCGCATCAAATGTGCTTACTGGCTTTAACCTGCAAGCAAGTGAAGCTGGAAGGGTGGCAGATGTCCTTGCCAAAGCGTCTGCTTCCTCTAACACCGATATTACTCAACTTGGACAGGCAATGTCCTATGTTGCTCCCCTTGCAGCAGCCATGGGGATATCCATGGAGGAAACTGCTGCCATCATCGGAAAGATGTCAGATGCAGGTGTTCAGGGAAGTCGTGCAGGTACTGCACTACGAGGTGCATTGACAAGACTTGCAGATCCAACCACTGAAGTTGCCGGAGTGCTGGAGAAATACCAGCTAACCCTTGCAGATGTGAATCCCACCACACAGTCATTCACGGATATTATTTCCAGACTGAGCAATGTTGGTCTGTCCACAGCAGATGCAATGGCACTGTTTGGTCAGGAAGCAGGACCTGGTATGATTGCATTGTTATCGGTAGGGTCAGATGCCATTCATAATCAAACAAGATTGCTCGAGAACTCCGCTGGTGCTGCAGCTAAAATGGCAGAGGAAATGGAAGGTGGACCAGGAGGAGCTATACGTGAGCTCAAATCCGCACTTCAAGACGTGATGATAACTTTCGGTGATGTAGTTGCCGAAGGGCTCATGCCACTGGTCAGTGCCTTCATTGAGATACTCAACATTATATCTGGAATTCCAAAACCAATACTCAAGGTCATTGTAGCAGTAGCAGCTATAGCTGCAGCCATTGGACCAGTGCTGATTGTAGCAGGTTCTGCTATTGGTGCTATCGGAACAATAACAACCTTCCTCGGTGGTGCCGGTCTGGCTGGGGCTTTGAGTAGTATAGTTGCGATTATAACAGGTCCAGTAGGAATAGCGATCGCTGCTCTTGCACTGGGTGCTATTCTGATATGGAAGAGCTGGGACAAAGTATCTCCAGTGGTCATGGATACACTGGCAAACATCCGTACTGCGGTTGAGCCGCTCATTTCCATCGTACAGGACTTTGTGTCCAATGCCATGAACAAAATAAGTGATTGGTGGACAGAGAATGGAGATACGATCACATCTGCGGTGGCTGTTATAGTATCTGCTCTCGGGACATTGGTCTCATACATTGCAGACCATGTAGTCGATAATGTAATGGTCTGGATGCCTCTGGTTCTGAAAACGTTTGAATACGTGCTTGGCCAGATACTCAACCTAATTCTATTATTTGCACAAATACTCACGGGAGATTGGTCAGGTGCATGGCAGACATTGCAGAATATTGCCAAGAATAGTCTGGATTTCTTGTACTCCATAATATCGAGTGCATTTGAGCCTATACTTTCAATATTCTCATCCGCTGGTAGCAGCTTCTATCGTTCAGGAAAGGACCTGATACAGAACTTCATCAACGGAATAAAGTCGATGGTAAATCCGTTGACATTTACGGTCTCAGACGTATTTTCAGGCATTTCCAGATACCTCCCTCATAGTCCTGCAGAAGTTGGGCCATTATCCGAGTTACCAAACTGGGATGCGTTCTTTGTATCTCCTCTCAAAAAGTCCATTGGAAATATGGATGGAGTGCTGGCCTCGGGTTTAACCAATGTAGCTGGATCTTTCTCTACAAGCACAAGTACCACTAATAATACATATGCAGGAGATGAGTTCGTGGTCCAGAATGTCAACCTCTCTGCAGATTACCCCTTCGAGAAGTTTGTCCGTGACCTGGAGAAATACAACAGGCAAAAACGTGTTCAACGGGGGTATGGCATATGATCGTTACTTTCGATGGTTCACCTGTATCTGTGATAAGGGATACGGAAATTTCGGTTGATTCGCCTTTCAAGGAAACGACCTTGCTTTCCGGGAAAACGTACATCCAGGCATCTCCTGAGCAGAAGTTCGCCAGGACCTTTGAGTGCTACACAGAAGACTTTTCCGAGATATCCACGCTGCTTGGAAAACTCGGCTCACCAGGTACACTGGTAATTGACTCCGATTCGTACACTAGCTGCTACATTGTTCCTCCGCTCAAGTATAAGGAACTGATCATGGGCAGTGGAAAGTATACGTACACAATCAGTTTTGGGAGGCATACTGCATAATGGTTGATTTGAACGCATATCCGCTTGAATCTCTAAAGGTTTCAAAAACCATCAAGGACGCTTTCTGGCAACTTGAATCACATATAGTAGATGTTTCCATCCCTGTCAACTATTCAGATGTGCTTATTGAGCTGGAAGACCAATCCGGGAACAACAAAGCAGTGTTTTGTGGCATCACGGCCCCGGATGAATCATATGATCTGAAACTGGTGGAAGAAGCAGTTGACATATATGCCTATGACCTCCGCTGGTTCTTATCTCGCCAGTTTGTGCCCGAGTCACAACTGGTACTGGCCGATACAGATAGTATCATCGTCTATATCGAGGACTTGCTTGGTGGAAGCAGCTGGGCCACAGTGACAGGCGTGGAACCATACAAGATACGTTCTCCCGATTCTGCTATTACAAAAAAGGAATTCATCTTCAATCCAGATACTTCAAAACTTGATGCCATCGCAGAGATTGCAGAATACTATAATTGTATTTTCGAGGTCAAGTGGCGAAATGCAGGAACCGAACAATCACCAAATTGGATTACCAGTGCATATTTCATCAGGTCAGGAGAGATCGATGATGATACAGATGGTCTGGACCTGCCATTGCCTGCAGTACTTGAGAAAACGGACAATGATATTCTTGAGATCACGGTGGCTAACTCCTCCGACGACAAGTACAATAGGATTATCGCCAAAGGGTGTGATTCCTCCGGCAATTGGTATACTGGTGTAGTGGAAAGTTCCAATGTCACAAACGGGACAGCAAAGCCCAGAGAGTACATGGAATACCCATCTCCATACGTCACCAGCCAGGCCAGTGCAGACCAACGTGCTTCTGAGCTTTACGCTTTATTCAATTTTCCTGTAAAGAGGATCTCTGCAACCCTTACAAAAAGACATGATCTTGAACTGTATCAGCTTGTCAAGTTCGATGGCTGGACCGAATATACAGATGTACTTTACACAGTAGGTATGACCGGGGTCAACTGGGTAAGGATAGTTGAGATTTCTCACCTAAAAACCGCCACATCCTCTGAAGTGCACATTGTTTGTGTTCCAGACAGGGACCTGAGCCACAGCAGGCTGAAAGGCTACTCGGTGTCACCCAATAGCGTGGACATTACAGAATCTATTGTCATGGACGTGCTGGCATCGCAAGCATCCACAGAGATCGGTGTGGCTACACTCCCTGAATCTGGATCCTCGGCATCTGTTGCATTAAACAGAGGAGGTACGATCACTGCAAAAGTGCTTGGTTCTGGTGAGAGTATTGTTCTCCCCATCAACAATGAACGTGTAATTGTATCCGGGGGAGGTGGTGGTTTCAGTAACCCTGCCGAAGAGGATCTGGACATGAATGGGTTTAAGGTAAAGACATCCAGCACAGGCAAGGATCTGATATTCGAAGTACCAACTGGACAGAAGATAGTTTTCACAAGGAGCACTGAAGAATGAGCGTAGGCAAGATAACAAGCTCACAGCAAGACTTGGCATATGTCAAGGTCAGACCAGAGACAGGAGTGGAACTAGAGACAAGGACAGGCGGTACAGCAGCATGGGACGAAACCACAACCAGCTTTGGCCAAGCGTTCACGGCAGAACACTATTTTGGTCGCATCAAAATAGTGGTACACGATGCAGGTGGGAAGAATTTAGTAGCAAGGCTCTACGATTCTCCGGCAAAGGGAGTGAAATATGTCGAGACTATCTTCAAGGAAGTTGACCAGGAAGAGGTGCTTCACTGGATATTTGACCCAATGACACCAGGCAGCTACTACTGGGAACTGGAGATATGGAGCAGCAATGATCCAACATTCAGGCTCAAGACCTACGATGGTTCTACTTTTAGCGGGGCTTACGAGGATGGAAGTGTGCTGTCCAGCAAGTCGTTTATGAGTAAGATCGTGTACTGCGAAGACACAGAAGTAGAAAGGCAAGTAGCGATGACAGGAGATACGGTGGACAGTGGGATGACCACGGTAAAATCAGGTTCTCCATTAGGGCAGATAAACACGGGAACAGTAGTAGGGAACATATCACGTGAGGGTGATGAATTGAACAATGGAGGAACGATTTTGAATGGATCATGGTTCATGGAGGTGGATGATTAATGGCAGGAACTTTTTACAGTGGAGCAAAGGTGCTTGCAGACTTGATAGATGAGATAGCTGACAAGCTAATAGCAGAAGGCTGGACGGATGGAGACACAACATGGGACACCACAGACAGGACGGTAGGTGCAAATAACGCAAGAAGGTGCCTGTACCACTCCACAGATGACATATATCTGACCCTGGAATGCCATGACCAATCATATTGGGTATATAGTACATCATACCAGGCAAAAGGATTGAGGATTGCATTCCATTCAACGTGGGATTCGGTCAACCACACATACCCGAACATGGACTATCATACCTATATTCCGTTCTTTGGAAGAAGCAGCACAACGCCAGTGACTAACTGTTTCTCGACTCAGCTAACATATTATTGTTGGGTGGATTCTACAGGATTTGTATTGATGGCAAGACCGGAAGCGAACTCAACTGATAACTTGCAGGTTTCAGCAATTACTGTGGTAGAAAGGATTGCCAGTAAAGAATACAGTGATGGCTTGACGAATTTCTACAACTACACGAAGTTGAATTACGAAGGCTGGAGGAACACTGCCGGGAACTCTCTTGGAAGATGTCATAACATGTGTAGGCCATTCACCTATACAAATTCCTGGAGCACCGAAGGCATCCAGTTCTGGCACGCTGATTATCATGCGTTCAAGAGCGATGGTAACGGGAAGGTCTACTATGCAAAGCCCCTGATATTCAACGACCAGGCAGAGACAATGCCCATAGGTCAGAGCGAACTGTTCTTTATGTTCTCAGAAGGTGGCGGCCTTGTGGATGGAGATGTAGTAGCGATAGATGGAGCTACAACGAAGTTCCTGTGTATAGGCATGGACTCACCAGACAACACAGGCAGGGTGAACTATGCAATAAAGTATGTAGAGTGAGGTGAAAAGATGGGATTTACAAGTGGAGCAAAAGTATTACCTGACATCGTGGATGAGATCGCTGATGCATTGATTGCATCTTCCGTGAACTGGGTAGAAGGAGATGCGACCTGGGATACAACTGATCGGAGCACAGAAGCTACGTTGGCGAGAAGGTGCTTAAAATACACAGGCGATTCAGCAGACATCTGGATGACGCTGGAAGTTCATAACTACAAGACAAGCGAAGCCATAAGGTATCAGGGAAATGATACTGGTGCACAGGGATTAAGAGTTACGTTTACATC
This genomic stretch from Methanohalophilus levihalophilus harbors:
- a CDS encoding phage tail tape measure protein; protein product: MTSIGELIVSIIGDVSQIKKAFDEVSSQASQMGKKFQETGKQMTSAGKTLSTYVTAPVLGLGAVAFHTASSFDDSMRKVKAISGATGDEFKQMTDLARELGRTTRFSASEAAEGMQYLAMAGFSTSEVMESIDDMLSLAAAGAIDLGTASDIASNVLTGFNLQASEAGRVADVLAKASASSNTDITQLGQAMSYVAPLAAAMGISMEETAAIIGKMSDAGVQGSRAGTALRGALTRLADPTTEVAGVLEKYQLTLADVNPTTQSFTDIISRLSNVGLSTADAMALFGQEAGPGMIALLSVGSDAIHNQTRLLENSAGAAAKMAEEMEGGPGGAIRELKSALQDVMITFGDVVAEGLMPLVSAFIEILNIISGIPKPILKVIVAVAAIAAAIGPVLIVAGSAIGAIGTITTFLGGAGLAGALSSIVAIITGPVGIAIAALALGAILIWKSWDKVSPVVMDTLANIRTAVEPLISIVQDFVSNAMNKISDWWTENGDTITSAVAVIVSALGTLVSYIADHVVDNVMVWMPLVLKTFEYVLGQILNLILLFAQILTGDWSGAWQTLQNIAKNSLDFLYSIISSAFEPILSIFSSAGSSFYRSGKDLIQNFINGIKSMVNPLTFTVSDVFSGISRYLPHSPAEVGPLSELPNWDAFFVSPLKKSIGNMDGVLASGLTNVAGSFSTSTSTTNNTYAGDEFVVQNVNLSADYPFEKFVRDLEKYNRQKRVQRGYGI